The following proteins are co-located in the Nerophis ophidion isolate RoL-2023_Sa linkage group LG04, RoL_Noph_v1.0, whole genome shotgun sequence genome:
- the LOC133550518 gene encoding uncharacterized protein LOC133550518 gives MEHLAEMPDSSADFMAGSHRGHSVITYDRQTLLDMDILGRFGLIDAGVLNMLTSMGIRRRLRPAACEAGESSSSGGRLRSRRQRCDRKRGCRAGLKTKQKANPHRTPLSSIPKTDLDGKCETTGLGGPVRSGGHVLLACVSAGDISALLIRLDISALLIRLRLGWFPAGSAVNGTLAAELDPLWTGLSRLCWIHCGLNFHSIMLDPLDIHCFPPL, from the exons atggaacatttggcggaaatgccggacagttctgcagacttcatggctggctcgcatcgtggtcactccgtgatcacgtacgaccgccagacacttctggatatggacatattgggccgttttggactgatagacgcgggcgtgctaaacatgctaactagcatggggattcgtcggcggctacgtccagcggcctgtgaagcaggggagtctagtagcagcgggggccgtctacggagcagacgccagcggtgtgatcggaaacgcggatgtcgagcggggctaaaaacaaagcagaaggctaatccccacagaacaccactttcctccatcccgaagacggatttagatggaaaatgcgagactactggtctgg ggggtccggtccgatccggtggccatgtactgcttgcctgtgtatcggctggggacatctctgcgctgctgatccgcctcgacatctctgcgctgctgatccgcctccgcttgggatggtttcctgctggctccgctgtgaacgggactctcgctgctgagttggacccgctttggactggactctcgcgactgtgttggatccattgtggattgaactttcacagtatcatgttagacccgctcgacatccattgctttcctcctctctaa
- the LOC133550517 gene encoding uncharacterized protein LOC133550517: MLLLLLCTLIFTGTNHLQPSLATMKTPAILPLVFSVMILRALLSEAQNNSSTFPALSSLTPRETPSTSTFSPDPTSPTSHLNSKLKLRMTPVSSRSPDLTSGGPSVDTPVAMFDRKECFPVLMLTTGLFLLSAVLLLSTLTLAFKVCQMSRRIKMLGSKSEHWMELAGRDKSNSETDHKETSMLLADMSRPLEEVDDHSPKEEKGEEEQKDAEETEETADVTQVDGSAFPKQQIEDAASSEEPKDAL, translated from the exons atgcttcttcttcttctttgcacACTTATTTTTACAGGAACAAATCACCTACAAC CTTCCTTAGCAACCATGAAGACCCCCGCCATCCTCCCCCTGGTCTTCAGTGTCATGATACTGAGAGCCTTGTTGAGTGAAGCTCAAAACAACTCCTCCACTTTTCCGGCCTTGTCTTCCTTGACACCGAGAGAAACTCCATCGACCAGCACTTTTTCTCCAGACCCAACATCTCCCACCTCTCACCTCAACTCCAAGTTGAAGCTCAGGATGACCCCTGTGTCGTCACGATCACCTGACCTGACATCAGGCGGCCCCAGCGTCGACACACCCGTGGCCATGTTTGACAGGAAGGAGTGTTTCCCCGTCTTGATGCTAACCACCGGCCTGTTCCTCCTGTCTGCCGTTCTGCTGCTGTCCACTTTAACGCTGGCCTTCAAAGTGTGCCAGATGAGCAGGCGCATCAAAATGCTGGGCAGCAAGTCGGAACACTGGATGGAATTGGCCGGCCGGGACAAAAGTAACTCGGAGACGGACCACAAAGAGACCAGCATGTTGTTGGCCGACATGAGCAGACCACTGGAGGAAGTGGACGACCATAGCCCCAAAGAGGAGAAGGGAGAAGAGGAGCAGAAGGATGCAGAAGAGACTGAAGAAACAGCTGATGTCACCCAAGTTGATGGGTCAGCATTTCCAAAGCAGCAAATAGAGGACGCCGCCTCTTCTGAGGAACCAAAAGATGCACTTTAA
- the LOC133550516 gene encoding oligodendrocyte-myelin glycoprotein-like: MRSRRAQQNLPPNEAPLMLLLFLLLGLRAAAVCPAACSCSHRKADCSRRGLRELPDGLRADLRGLNLSHNRVDNLDGGLASYTHLRILDLSRNGLSRLPERLPRSLWQLHAASNRIRLLDKNDTVLQWNLRLLDLSDNELERTVFINNTLINLCVLNLSHNHLWTLPTNMPSRLEIIDISHNWLVKTLPGSLDRLPRLTFFYLHTNRLSNLPFGVLDKMTSLTVLTLGNNPWACHLKADMNYLLSWVQHTPALILGCPCRTNPICGGAHSGQAGGWTLNNNFHAKDSGSNVTTMKVLPATSSPASPRVCPHSTAASSSRIFTTNRPIWTTDHFPKTDSIFIQTKEISTKNVRRQNDSSSTLTDSSLILLLPTMVFLCLTLP; the protein is encoded by the exons ATGAGGAG CAGGCGTGCTCAGCAGAATCTGCCCCCTAATGAGGCCCCTCTGATGCTCCTGCTTTTCTTGTTGCTGGGGTTACGAGCCGCCGCTGTGTGCCCCGCTGCCTGCTCCTGCAGCCACAGGAAGGCAGACTGCTCCCGGCGGGGCCTCCGAGAGCTGCCCGACGGCCTCCGGGCCGACCTGCGAGGTCTCAACTTGTCCCACAACCGAGTCGACAACCTGGATGGCGGGCTGGCTTCCTACACGCACCTCCGCATACTCGACTTGTCTCGCAACGGCCTGAGCCGCTTGCCGGAGCGCTTGCCTCGTTCGCTCTGGCAGCTGCACGCCGCCTCCAACCGCATCCGCCTCCTGGACAAGAACGACACGGTGCTCCAGTGGAACCTGAGGTTGCTTGACCTCTCAGACAACGAGCTGGAGAGGACCGTTTTCATCAACAACACTCTGATCAATCTATGCGTGCTCAACTTGAGCCACAATCACCTCTGGACTCTGCCCACCAACATGCCTTCACGCCTAGAGATCATCGACATCTCCCATAATTGGCTTGTAAAGACGTTGCCAGGTTCACTGGACCGACTTCCCAGATTGACCTTCTTCTATCTTCACACAAACCGCCTCTCCAATCTCCCCTTTGGAGTGTTGGACAAGATGACTTCCCTAACAGTGCTCACTCTGGGCAACAACCCTTGGGCCTGTCACCTTAAGGCGGACATGAACTACCTCCTCTCCTGGGTGCAGCATACCCCCGCCCTGATCCTGGGCTGCCCGTGCCGCACTAACCCCATCTGTGGAGGAGCGCACTCAGGTCAGGCTGGAGGGTGGACCCTAAACAACAACTTCCACGCAAAAGACTCCGGCTCAAATGTCACCACAATGAAAGTCCTCCCTGCTACTTCCAGTCCAGCTTCACCCCGCGTGTGCCCCCACAGCACCGCAGCCTCATCCAGTAGAATATTCACCACTAACAGACCCATCTGGACGACAGACCACTTCCCGAAAACTGACAGCATCTTCATCCAAACCAAGGAGATAAGCACAAAAAATGTTAGGAGGCAGAATGACTCCTCTTCAACACTTACTGACTCTTCTTTAATCCTTCTCCTGCCCACTATGGTCTTTCTGTGTCTCACTCTGCCGTGA